A single window of Leptospira dzoumogneensis DNA harbors:
- a CDS encoding tetratricopeptide repeat protein encodes MKHASIIPILLVSVLDVGTLFASPQNTDSVFVCRDIDSSGRAKSVWPAYYYSLGLESLNKARNSEGRERTEEIIEAVRNFQDYIRCSESVGVPVSAVFRWNKALAHYYLGQWKDAVSELDLAEKSDPNFRESYILKGTILLNSGEYEKAATYLESHLSKFSEDPDFYYLLSSAELALKNDAKSVLYLSSLRDLIKQKDSNPKYPEFVYLSLGKTYFALGQNTKALFYISGYLEMRPENWEIRFLLAKILDQLGKFSQAKKQLQRILQEIQGNSSVELMLGEMYFIESRSMAAGYFEDLRKKGKLNKDGVLFGLYSVLNSKYSDARRILFPLKERFPKRLSIRLGVLEIQKRDANINKKEYIRELVEVASIALQSQLTTLAETLLLESIKITEEEKLDPRILAEQYDFLAGVYEQSGSVFRSIISVRKAIQYTSSTEDSKKYELHLAFLLRGNPPGKVQESEEIIQNILKNDPNNHYAYYLLGIVLFQSEKLEQSRGAFEQAIRLEPKSSVYHFYRASTLEKLGRIPEMEEDLRKSMELDPENPIAYNYLGYHYSEKGIRLDEALDLIRKAVELAPDNEAYQDSLGWIYYKKGRVDEALLHLNLAFQILQDKNEYDPTICEHLGDVHHERREFADARRFWEKSETLFQKKEDKVRIREKLERLRMNPVSNKS; translated from the coding sequence ATGAAACACGCAAGCATTATTCCGATCCTTCTGGTATCCGTTTTGGATGTAGGTACCTTATTTGCTTCTCCCCAAAATACTGACTCCGTTTTTGTATGTAGGGACATTGATTCTTCCGGAAGGGCCAAATCCGTTTGGCCTGCTTATTATTATTCTCTAGGTTTAGAGAGTTTGAATAAGGCCAGAAATTCCGAAGGAAGAGAAAGAACGGAAGAGATCATTGAAGCGGTCCGAAATTTCCAAGATTATATTCGATGTTCCGAATCTGTAGGAGTTCCTGTTTCCGCAGTATTTCGTTGGAACAAGGCACTCGCACATTATTACTTGGGCCAATGGAAGGATGCGGTTTCCGAACTGGACTTGGCCGAAAAATCGGATCCAAATTTTAGAGAATCCTATATTTTAAAAGGAACCATTCTTTTAAACAGCGGAGAATATGAAAAGGCTGCGACTTATTTGGAATCTCATCTGAGTAAGTTTTCGGAAGATCCTGATTTTTACTATTTATTAAGCTCCGCAGAGCTTGCTTTAAAGAATGATGCAAAATCAGTTTTGTATTTAAGCTCTCTTAGAGATCTGATCAAACAAAAAGACTCCAATCCTAAATATCCTGAATTCGTATATTTATCTTTAGGAAAAACATATTTTGCATTAGGCCAAAATACGAAGGCTCTCTTCTATATCTCGGGTTATTTGGAGATGAGGCCTGAAAACTGGGAGATCCGATTCCTTCTCGCAAAAATTTTAGATCAATTAGGCAAATTTTCCCAGGCCAAAAAGCAACTGCAAAGAATTCTACAAGAGATCCAGGGAAATTCTTCCGTGGAGTTGATGCTGGGAGAGATGTACTTTATAGAAAGTAGATCCATGGCAGCAGGTTATTTCGAGGACCTAAGGAAGAAGGGTAAGTTAAATAAGGACGGGGTTCTGTTTGGATTGTATTCCGTACTAAATTCAAAATATTCAGATGCAAGACGTATTCTTTTCCCGCTGAAAGAAAGATTTCCTAAAAGACTTTCTATTCGACTTGGAGTTTTAGAGATCCAAAAAAGAGACGCAAATATTAATAAAAAAGAATATATAAGAGAATTGGTAGAAGTAGCATCCATTGCGCTCCAATCCCAATTGACCACGCTTGCAGAAACATTATTACTCGAATCCATTAAGATCACGGAAGAAGAAAAGTTAGATCCAAGAATTCTTGCGGAACAATACGACTTTTTAGCCGGAGTGTACGAACAATCCGGTTCCGTATTTAGATCCATTATTTCAGTTCGTAAAGCGATCCAATACACTTCTTCTACAGAAGATTCTAAAAAGTATGAATTACATTTAGCGTTCTTGCTCAGAGGAAATCCTCCGGGAAAGGTACAAGAATCGGAAGAGATCATCCAAAATATCCTAAAAAATGATCCGAATAATCATTACGCGTATTATCTTTTAGGAATTGTTCTATTCCAATCCGAAAAGCTGGAACAAAGCAGGGGAGCATTCGAACAGGCAATACGATTGGAACCGAAATCTTCCGTATATCATTTTTACAGGGCTTCTACTTTAGAAAAACTAGGAAGGATTCCTGAGATGGAAGAGGATCTTCGCAAGTCTATGGAATTGGATCCGGAAAATCCGATCGCATATAATTACTTAGGTTATCATTATTCTGAAAAAGGAATTCGTTTGGATGAGGCGCTCGATCTTATCCGAAAAGCGGTGGAACTTGCTCCTGATAATGAAGCATACCAAGATAGTTTGGGTTGGATCTATTATAAGAAGGGAAGAGTGGATGAGGCTTTATTACATCTAAATCTTGCATTCCAAATTTTACAGGATAAAAACGAATACGATCCTACTATCTGCGAACATTTAGGAGATGTTCATCATGAAAGAAGAGAATTTGCGGATGCCAGAAGATTCTGGGAAAAATCGGAAACTCTTTTTCAAAAGAAGGAAGACAAAGTTCGAATTCGGGAAAAATTGGAGAGGTTAAGAATGAATCCGGTCTCAAATAAATCCTAG
- a CDS encoding DedA family protein has product MDLVNIPDLVNFFSRFGNEFSYLAVFSTLILCGFGLPIPEDISLVSGGVLAGLGYANEHVMFGVGMAGVLVGDGSVFLLGRVFGEKVLQIPFIAKFLTPERFSKVQEKFSKYGNWVVFMARFMPGLRMPIYLTAGTSDRISFFRFLFLDMFAAAISVPIWVYLGHYGAKNLDLLSTLVRQGQITIFALLGILVLGLVLYFTIKKKRSGK; this is encoded by the coding sequence ATGGATCTAGTTAATATCCCGGATTTAGTCAATTTTTTTTCCCGCTTTGGAAATGAGTTCTCTTACCTAGCAGTTTTCTCCACTCTTATTCTCTGCGGTTTCGGTCTTCCAATTCCTGAAGATATCTCGCTGGTTTCCGGCGGAGTTTTGGCAGGTTTAGGATACGCAAACGAACATGTAATGTTTGGAGTAGGAATGGCCGGAGTTCTTGTAGGAGACGGTTCCGTATTTTTACTAGGAAGAGTTTTCGGGGAGAAGGTATTACAAATTCCTTTCATCGCCAAGTTTTTGACCCCGGAAAGATTTTCCAAAGTGCAGGAAAAGTTTTCTAAGTACGGGAACTGGGTAGTATTCATGGCGAGGTTTATGCCTGGCCTAAGGATGCCTATTTATCTAACGGCTGGGACTTCCGATCGGATCTCATTCTTTAGATTTTTGTTCTTGGATATGTTTGCTGCCGCGATCTCTGTTCCGATCTGGGTTTACCTAGGCCATTATGGTGCAAAAAATTTGGACCTATTAAGCACCTTGGTCCGCCAAGGGCAAATTACAATCTTTGCATTATTAGGAATTCTTGTATTAGGCCTAGTTCTATATTTTACGATCAAAAAGAAACGTTCCGGGAAATAA
- the fliS gene encoding flagellar export chaperone FliS, whose product MSLARKSTASVEQYKSNEISTVSQGRLIVMLYEGAIRFLNVAIENNTPRKYDVVNNNILKAQEIVTELMLALNMENGGEVANNLLGIYVYIKKRLLEANMKKDSEILSEIIKYLEDLKLAWEEIEKKEKTSSVVPMPSAGSQRTGLSLQG is encoded by the coding sequence ATGTCACTTGCTAGAAAATCGACGGCGTCCGTCGAACAGTATAAATCCAATGAAATTTCTACTGTGAGTCAGGGCCGGCTTATCGTGATGTTATATGAAGGGGCAATTCGCTTCCTGAACGTTGCCATCGAGAATAATACACCCCGCAAGTACGACGTGGTGAATAATAATATCCTAAAAGCCCAAGAGATTGTGACTGAACTGATGCTCGCTCTGAACATGGAGAACGGTGGAGAGGTCGCAAATAATCTTCTTGGTATTTATGTTTATATTAAAAAGCGCTTATTAGAAGCGAACATGAAGAAAGACAGCGAGATCCTTTCCGAAATCATCAAATATCTGGAAGATCTAAAACTTGCTTGGGAAGAAATTGAGAAGAAGGAAAAAACTTCTTCCGTGGTCCCTATGCCTTCCGCCGGTTCTCAAAGAACCGGACTCTCTCTCCAAGGTTAA
- the purH gene encoding bifunctional phosphoribosylaminoimidazolecarboxamide formyltransferase/IMP cyclohydrolase — protein sequence MIKITRALISVSDKTGLIGFAKYLESKGVEIISTGGTLKTLTENGIKAIAIDDYTGFPEILDGRVKTLHPKVHGGLLGVISKPEHKQKMEELKIPKIDLVVVNLYPFVQTVSKPGVHLDEAIENIDIGGPSMIRSASKNYRHTVVVTDPNDYKTVEESMKVNDGSVDADTSFLLMRKAFSHTAMYDTAISSWFNKLAGEKFPDILNLSFTKKQKLRYGENPHQGAAFYEPLFTKSEFSPLQGKELSFNNMLDFDAAFHISALLPDNTVCIIKHLNPCGIAYADDTLEAFRLAKRTDPISAFGGIIGIKGTVTGELAVLIGETFVEGVIAQKFEPAALEYFSKKPNVRLIEIADFQEALDEMDLRPIHHGILLQDRDYATITEKDLKIVSKKQPTEEDIRGLMFAWSTVKFIKSNAIVYTEENATLGIGAGQMSRVDSVQLGATKALNVGLSVVGSYVASDAFFPFRDGIDAIAKVGAKAIIQPGGSIRDEEVIKAADEHGLIMVFTGMRHFRH from the coding sequence ATGATCAAAATCACTCGTGCCCTTATTTCAGTCAGCGACAAAACAGGACTTATCGGATTCGCTAAGTATCTGGAATCTAAAGGAGTGGAAATCATTTCCACCGGCGGAACCCTCAAAACACTTACCGAAAACGGAATCAAAGCGATCGCAATAGACGATTATACCGGGTTTCCGGAAATTTTAGACGGAAGAGTAAAAACTCTCCACCCTAAGGTCCACGGAGGACTTTTGGGAGTGATTTCCAAACCGGAACACAAACAGAAGATGGAAGAATTAAAAATTCCAAAGATCGATCTGGTTGTTGTGAACTTATATCCATTCGTTCAGACTGTTTCCAAACCTGGGGTTCATCTGGACGAAGCAATCGAAAATATCGATATTGGCGGACCTTCTATGATCCGCTCCGCTAGTAAGAACTACAGACATACGGTAGTGGTTACTGATCCGAACGATTATAAAACTGTAGAAGAATCCATGAAAGTAAACGATGGTTCCGTGGACGCGGACACTTCTTTCCTTTTAATGAGAAAAGCATTCTCTCATACTGCAATGTATGATACCGCGATCTCTTCTTGGTTCAATAAGCTCGCCGGGGAGAAGTTCCCGGACATTCTAAATCTTTCCTTTACCAAAAAACAAAAGCTCAGATACGGAGAAAACCCTCACCAGGGCGCCGCTTTCTACGAGCCTTTGTTTACCAAGAGCGAGTTCTCTCCTCTACAAGGAAAAGAATTATCTTTTAATAATATGTTGGATTTTGATGCGGCATTCCATATCTCCGCACTTCTTCCCGATAATACAGTATGTATCATCAAACATTTGAACCCTTGCGGGATCGCTTATGCGGATGATACATTAGAAGCTTTCCGTTTGGCAAAAAGAACGGATCCTATTTCCGCATTCGGTGGGATCATAGGTATCAAGGGCACAGTCACTGGAGAACTCGCTGTTCTAATCGGAGAAACTTTCGTGGAAGGTGTGATCGCCCAGAAATTCGAACCTGCAGCTCTAGAATATTTCTCTAAAAAACCGAATGTTCGTCTGATTGAGATCGCGGATTTCCAAGAAGCATTGGATGAAATGGATTTGAGACCGATCCATCATGGAATTCTTCTGCAAGACAGAGACTATGCAACCATCACAGAAAAAGATCTGAAGATCGTTTCTAAAAAACAACCTACCGAGGAAGATATCAGAGGATTGATGTTCGCTTGGTCTACCGTTAAATTTATCAAGTCAAACGCGATCGTTTATACGGAAGAGAACGCAACCTTAGGGATAGGTGCAGGACAAATGTCCAGAGTGGATTCGGTTCAACTAGGTGCGACCAAGGCTCTAAACGTTGGACTTTCTGTTGTAGGTTCTTATGTAGCGAGTGATGCATTCTTCCCATTCAGAGACGGGATTGATGCGATCGCAAAAGTAGGAGCAAAAGCGATCATCCAACCCGGAGGTTCCATCCGGGACGAAGAAGTGATCAAGGCGGCTGACGAGCATGGACTGATCATGGTGTTCACCGGCATGAGGCATTTTAGGCATTAA
- the fsa gene encoding fructose-6-phosphate aldolase, with amino-acid sequence MELYLDTANVDEIKEIASYGLLDGVTTNPSLIAKSGRSFKEVIKEICAIVPGPVSAEVLATKHEDMLKEADELVKIAPNVVIKVPLIPEGLKTVVKLTEKGIPTNVTLCFSAPQALLAAKAGATYISPFIGRVDDTSWDGMELISEIREIYDNYGYETKILAASIRGPIHLKESALRGADCATMPISAYQQLFKHPLTDIGLEKFLEDAKKLKW; translated from the coding sequence GTGGAATTATATTTAGATACAGCCAATGTGGACGAGATCAAAGAGATCGCGTCCTACGGTCTTTTGGACGGAGTTACTACAAACCCGTCTCTCATCGCAAAGTCGGGTCGCAGCTTTAAAGAAGTGATCAAAGAGATCTGTGCGATCGTACCCGGTCCAGTAAGCGCAGAAGTGCTCGCAACCAAACACGAGGACATGCTAAAGGAAGCCGACGAACTAGTAAAGATCGCTCCGAACGTAGTCATCAAGGTTCCTTTAATTCCGGAAGGATTAAAAACCGTAGTAAAATTGACTGAGAAAGGAATTCCTACAAACGTAACTCTTTGTTTTTCCGCACCTCAGGCGCTTCTTGCAGCAAAAGCGGGAGCTACTTATATTTCTCCATTTATCGGTCGTGTAGATGATACTTCTTGGGACGGAATGGAATTGATCTCCGAGATCAGAGAGATCTATGATAATTACGGTTACGAAACTAAGATCTTAGCCGCTTCTATCAGAGGACCGATCCACTTGAAAGAGTCCGCTCTTAGAGGAGCCGATTGTGCTACTATGCCGATCTCTGCTTACCAGCAGTTATTCAAACACCCACTCACCGATATCGGGTTGGAAAAATTCTTAGAAGACGCTAAGAAGCTTAAATGGTAA
- a CDS encoding cysteine desulfurase family protein produces MKRIKYFDYNATHPPIPGLLTKILEEYEEDFFNPSGPTRFSLARQGKIEESRKVLAKLTGKDPKGFVFVSSGTEADYSLIYFAKQFIKTTAYLSPFEHAAMYSSFRSLGIPYKVLNTDKSGLVSVSELGSYLKNEPGPVFVLHAGNETGVIQPIQELAEISTKYGMPFYSDLIQSFSKIPVPFSVLNGFTFSGHKIGGGLGSSVLWFDPKHLPEGGVFQGGNQENGHRAGTENSPSILALAEASKIQFAEMENKNKKLEYYRNKIESKLKSLGAEIVAENSPRLFSTTFALLPLDDLDFFMMGMEEKGFAVSTGSSCKSRSREAAPSLLAMGYTNEEALRAIRISTGLYTTEEEVDSLLVALEETILSIR; encoded by the coding sequence ATGAAAAGAATTAAATACTTCGATTATAATGCAACCCATCCTCCTATTCCAGGTTTATTGACTAAGATCTTAGAAGAATATGAGGAAGACTTTTTTAATCCATCCGGTCCTACTCGATTTTCATTAGCAAGACAAGGCAAGATCGAAGAATCTAGAAAAGTTTTAGCAAAACTCACAGGAAAAGATCCTAAAGGATTCGTATTCGTATCTTCCGGAACGGAAGCGGATTATTCTCTCATATACTTTGCAAAACAATTTATCAAAACGACGGCCTATCTATCTCCCTTTGAACACGCCGCAATGTATTCCTCTTTTAGAAGTTTAGGAATTCCTTATAAAGTTTTAAACACCGATAAATCAGGACTCGTTTCGGTTTCCGAATTAGGATCTTATCTGAAGAATGAGCCGGGTCCTGTGTTTGTATTACACGCGGGAAATGAAACAGGTGTGATCCAACCCATCCAAGAATTAGCGGAAATTTCCACGAAATACGGAATGCCTTTTTATTCGGATCTGATCCAATCATTCTCCAAAATTCCGGTGCCATTCTCCGTTCTGAACGGATTTACATTCTCAGGGCATAAAATTGGAGGAGGATTAGGCTCTTCCGTTTTATGGTTCGATCCAAAACATCTGCCGGAAGGCGGAGTTTTCCAAGGAGGAAACCAGGAGAATGGACATAGAGCGGGTACGGAAAATTCTCCTTCTATTCTAGCCTTGGCGGAAGCTTCCAAGATCCAGTTTGCAGAAATGGAGAATAAGAACAAAAAACTGGAATATTATAGAAACAAGATAGAATCCAAGCTCAAAAGTTTAGGTGCAGAGATTGTAGCCGAAAATTCGCCTAGACTATTTTCCACTACGTTTGCTCTACTTCCTTTGGATGATCTTGACTTTTTTATGATGGGAATGGAGGAGAAAGGATTTGCGGTCTCTACCGGATCTTCTTGCAAATCCAGATCCAGAGAAGCAGCACCTTCTCTACTTGCGATGGGTTATACAAATGAAGAAGCGCTCAGGGCGATCCGCATCTCCACAGGCTTGTATACAACGGAAGAAGAGGTGGATTCACTCTTAGTTGCACTGGAAGAAACAATTCTTTCCATTAGATAA
- a CDS encoding molecular chaperone DnaJ, protein MEDGDLLSRALDFYGLPKKFDANLVRSRFRELSRKYHPDSGEYETDILFKELVQLRDVLLSSLQNDPFAILENSKEDPEGFQFYKSAKQKAAQAIEKYFQFTDGNPVYLKKEDNPALLRLRQELETAKNGLEEFLEKFPKSIWKEDTETTLKKISVWFKD, encoded by the coding sequence TTGGAAGACGGGGACCTGCTGAGCCGTGCCCTGGACTTTTACGGACTCCCCAAAAAATTCGACGCAAATCTAGTACGGAGCAGATTCCGGGAACTCTCTCGTAAGTATCATCCTGACTCTGGAGAATATGAGACGGATATTCTATTTAAGGAATTAGTCCAGCTTAGGGATGTTCTTCTTTCTTCTCTCCAAAACGATCCTTTTGCAATTTTAGAAAATTCTAAAGAAGATCCGGAAGGATTCCAATTTTATAAATCGGCAAAACAGAAAGCTGCCCAAGCGATCGAAAAATATTTTCAGTTCACAGACGGAAATCCTGTATATTTGAAGAAGGAAGATAATCCTGCGCTTCTACGTTTAAGGCAAGAATTAGAAACCGCTAAAAATGGATTAGAGGAGTTTTTAGAAAAATTCCCGAAGAGTATCTGGAAAGAAGATACTGAAACTACTCTTAAGAAGATAAGCGTATGGTTTAAAGATTAA
- a CDS encoding LIC11661 family lipoprotein — MYTFFSILFLILSLSSCYNYSTNRIVTTPPTLVGITLIGTGVYELRLRAGNPEAFFSGYTLYTGSTADASRNPADFSSGKACELPLNMLPNQPKEYSIEVNPTAGPLAVPGAGENTNRVCKIVATLNSGDYVTLRSSVISFDLNSGTKDIYVFSMPSNTLQVP, encoded by the coding sequence ATGTACACATTCTTCTCCATCTTATTCCTAATTCTTTCCTTATCCTCTTGTTATAATTATTCCACGAATCGGATCGTAACTACTCCACCTACTTTAGTAGGGATCACTTTAATCGGCACAGGAGTATATGAACTCAGACTGAGGGCCGGAAATCCGGAAGCATTTTTCAGCGGGTACACTTTATATACAGGAAGTACTGCGGACGCATCCAGGAACCCCGCCGATTTTTCTTCCGGAAAAGCATGCGAACTACCTTTAAATATGCTTCCGAACCAACCGAAAGAATATTCTATAGAAGTAAATCCAACAGCCGGCCCGCTTGCAGTTCCAGGTGCTGGAGAAAATACGAACAGAGTATGTAAGATCGTCGCTACTTTGAATTCGGGAGATTACGTAACTCTTAGATCTTCCGTGATCTCTTTCGATCTGAATAGTGGAACAAAAGATATTTATGTATTCTCTATGCCTTCGAATACATTACAAGTTCCTTAA
- a CDS encoding HNH endonuclease: protein MDVLTQPVLVLNATYVPVAIRTVKDAVILLILRKAELIKDEKGLFIRSEKLKLSTPRIILLTDYYKVPKRKHKLSRENIFLRDDHECVYCKRKLPSSKLTLDHVIPKSRWEEIPREKKPKDYHTWENLVTACRDCNTKKGNKLLQELKWEIPENRSTNKRRFPQFSVSTQLVEKFGWADYIRS from the coding sequence ATGGATGTTCTAACCCAACCTGTGTTGGTGCTGAACGCGACCTATGTCCCGGTTGCGATCCGAACCGTTAAAGACGCCGTTATCCTTCTCATCCTCAGAAAAGCAGAACTCATTAAAGACGAAAAAGGCCTATTTATCAGGTCTGAAAAACTGAAACTTTCCACTCCCAGGATCATACTACTCACAGACTATTATAAGGTCCCCAAACGTAAGCATAAACTCTCTAGAGAAAACATATTCCTAAGAGACGATCATGAATGTGTGTACTGCAAACGCAAACTACCTTCTTCCAAACTTACCTTGGATCATGTGATCCCTAAAAGTCGTTGGGAAGAGATCCCTCGGGAAAAAAAACCGAAGGACTATCATACCTGGGAAAATTTAGTCACTGCCTGCAGGGACTGTAATACCAAAAAAGGAAACAAACTTCTTCAAGAACTCAAGTGGGAGATCCCTGAAAATCGGTCGACAAACAAGAGACGTTTTCCACAATTTTCAGTATCCACCCAATTGGTCGAAAAATTCGGCTGGGCGGACTATATACGCAGCTAA
- a CDS encoding deoxyguanosinetriphosphate triphosphohydrolase, whose product MIQAENSLLAGYAVLQDETGGREYKEEEHPYRIPFQRDRDRVVHSSAFKRLQYKTQVFVYSVGENYRNRLTHTLEVAGISRTIASALGLNSLLAETIALAHDLGHTPFGHAGQDMLSDLMGEFGGFEHNKQSVRIVTILETRYPEFPGLNLSKETLKGMMKHGGEYDGSLLGRERKNEGPSLEAQCADVADEIAYTSHDIDDGLEMGYLKAEDLNSLSLWAETSETVKGKFPKLDGKVFVRTVIRELTNSMVSNMIRTIESRISEWKISNRSDLNLAFQEGKRIATYDPGYGEKVRELKSFLYKTLYRHPSVVVTSDRGRDIIETLFFHFRKQPDSIPETYKRRIQKEGLERCVCDYVAGMTDRYAEEMASTIGK is encoded by the coding sequence ATCATCCAAGCCGAAAATTCTCTTTTAGCGGGCTATGCAGTTTTGCAGGACGAAACCGGAGGAAGAGAATATAAGGAAGAAGAACACCCGTACCGTATCCCATTCCAAAGAGATAGAGATAGGGTAGTTCACTCTAGCGCATTCAAAAGATTACAATATAAAACCCAAGTGTTCGTTTATTCGGTTGGTGAGAATTATCGCAATCGTCTCACTCATACTCTGGAAGTTGCAGGAATTTCTAGGACGATCGCTTCTGCATTAGGACTCAACTCATTACTTGCGGAAACGATCGCACTAGCTCATGATCTAGGGCATACACCTTTCGGACATGCAGGCCAGGATATGCTTTCCGATTTGATGGGAGAATTCGGCGGATTCGAACATAATAAACAATCGGTTCGGATCGTTACGATACTTGAAACACGTTATCCGGAATTTCCTGGACTGAATCTTTCCAAAGAAACCTTAAAAGGAATGATGAAACATGGGGGAGAATATGACGGCTCCCTATTAGGAAGGGAAAGAAAGAACGAGGGCCCAAGTTTAGAAGCACAATGTGCGGATGTAGCGGACGAGATCGCTTATACGAGCCATGATATAGATGACGGTCTGGAGATGGGTTATCTAAAAGCGGAAGATCTGAACTCACTTTCTCTTTGGGCAGAAACTTCTGAAACGGTAAAAGGTAAGTTCCCAAAGCTGGATGGAAAAGTTTTTGTAAGAACTGTGATCCGAGAGCTTACAAACAGTATGGTCTCTAATATGATCCGCACAATCGAATCCAGGATTTCCGAATGGAAAATTTCAAATCGCTCCGATCTGAATCTTGCCTTCCAAGAAGGAAAAAGGATCGCAACCTATGATCCTGGGTATGGGGAGAAGGTGCGAGAATTAAAATCATTTCTGTACAAAACATTGTACAGGCATCCCTCCGTTGTAGTTACAAGCGACAGAGGAAGAGATATTATAGAAACATTATTTTTCCATTTCAGAAAACAGCCTGATTCTATTCCGGAAACTTACAAGAGAAGGATCCAAAAAGAAGGTTTAGAAAGATGTGTATGCGATTATGTGGCCGGGATGACTGACAGATATGCGGAAGAGATGGCATCTACGATAGGAAAATAA
- the purN gene encoding phosphoribosylglycinamide formyltransferase, which translates to MASLIPKPRKKLVFLASGRGSNLEAVLQVIQKGKIPGNPAFLVTDNPEAPSIQIAARHNVPAKILDFKSYSKKEEYHLDLLRTLEEISPDLIVACGYMRILKPDIIRLYRNRIINIHPSLLPSFTGLHAQKQAFDYGVKIAGCTAHFVDEGVDSGPIILQGVVKIEEGMTERELTLAILKEEHKILPLAVKHFCEDRLLIKDRKVSIL; encoded by the coding sequence TTGGCAAGTCTGATTCCCAAACCCAGAAAAAAGCTTGTATTTTTGGCCTCCGGGCGGGGGAGCAACCTAGAAGCTGTCCTTCAGGTGATCCAAAAGGGAAAAATTCCCGGAAATCCTGCATTTTTAGTCACTGACAACCCGGAAGCACCTTCTATCCAGATCGCTGCCCGCCATAATGTCCCGGCCAAGATCTTAGACTTCAAATCTTATTCCAAAAAGGAAGAATATCATCTGGATCTTCTCCGCACCTTGGAAGAAATTTCTCCGGATCTGATCGTGGCCTGCGGGTACATGAGAATTTTAAAACCGGATATCATTCGGCTCTACCGAAATAGGATCATCAATATACATCCTTCTCTTCTTCCCTCCTTTACCGGTCTACATGCTCAGAAGCAAGCATTCGATTATGGAGTGAAAATTGCGGGCTGCACCGCTCATTTTGTGGACGAAGGTGTGGATTCCGGTCCTATCATTTTGCAGGGAGTTGTTAAAATCGAGGAAGGAATGACCGAAAGAGAATTGACTCTTGCCATTCTCAAAGAGGAACATAAAATCCTGCCCCTCGCGGTTAAACATTTCTGCGAAGATCGGCTCCTCATTAAAGACAGGAAGGTCTCAATCCTCTAG